TCCCCACAATAAATGGTGgcacaacatggtatcagagctctgtTCCAGGAGGTCATGGGTTTAAGTCTTATTATCTTTGTTTTTCTCCATTATGCCTGCTCATATGATCTGTTTCCCTCATCACGTGCGGGCTTCAATTTGAGGCAGATCGCTGGATAGTTTGATGCCCATCACCTAACAGTGTAGGGCCTGTTCAGTTGCAGAAAACCATTTCcgtttttcattttcaattttccaaacaattatttttttttaaaaaccttgTTTTTCTAACATTAATTTGGAGGAGATGGACAACAATAAAAGATGCTTTCAAGTTTCCTACAAATGTTGAAAACTAGAAAACAAGCTGACAGTtttgtaattctttggaaaatAGGAAGTGGAAAATGAAAGATTTTTCCAAAAGAgatttatatatcaaaattttCCATGGGTCACTGCACTAGCCattgaaaattcttcaaaaattgTCTCTCcctattttcataaaacaaaatTTCCCTGGAACAATGCAACAACTCTTCTAATCTATAATGAAGGATTGGTGTTCAGGGTTCAAACCTTACCAACAAAAAAATTCTTCTAATCTataatgaagaaaaataaggTTTCTCAAACTAGAACCATGACAGAACTACAAGAGACGCTTGCTAGTCTCATcatgatttcataaattatgggGAGCAGCTCCATGTTATGGCAATTTGGCTATCATTATCATTTTATTCTCATTAAAGATGAAAGAAATTGCATCATCAACAGTGTACTtcagaataaaaataaaaatcttaagaGTGTGGCAGTTATGGGCAGAAGCGTTTGCCAGAGTAGTTGGACATTTATCCATAATATTTAGGAGGCACCTGTCCCCTTCTTCTCGTCCTCCTTTCCTAATTCCTTCAAGCTACAGGATATGGGGGAGCATTCAAACCCCAAACAACATGGACTGTACATCCATACCCCACAAAATGGAAGTGGTTTAATGCCTTAATGACAATTCTTGATTGGACTAAATTATACTGACCACTACAACGTGTTGAGGTGTAAGGAAAGGCAAAATTTTACACAAATTCACAACAGATCAAGTCAGGAAAATTACTTTATGAATGTAATTTTATGTATGATtattgtaataatgcatacaatGAGATGAGCAGGGTTCtatttaagagagagagatgagcagggtatatataaaaagaaaatttccAGAGATGAGATTgccaaaagaaaataaataaaggaatccaGGTCATTTCATTTTGGAGAACAATGAATTTTTTCTTGGCCAAGTACCAAATCTTTCACCTATTCCGTTCCATACTCTGAAGCACTTGAATATTCACCATGCTCCTCAAAGTATTCAATTAAACACTTCAAGAACCTATCGCTAGTCACTGTTTCAGTGTCACAGACAAGACAGCATTGTCGTCTTGCTCGTGTCACAGCCACATTCATCCTCCTATGGTCACTCAGGAAACCCACCTGGAAAACCAGGAAAATATTATGATTATGATTCTTTTGCGAACCATGACGCCCATGACAGTTTTGACCAAATAAATGGAAATCAAGTAAATTACTACAAAAAATGCTTTAGATACCTCTTTCTTTGAGTTTGATCGAACCATTGAAATGATAATGGCTTCCTTCTCACGTCCTTGGAAGCCATCAACTGTTGATATTTCCAAATCCTTCAGCTTGTTTTCATTGCTCTTTAACATCTTCAATAAGACAACCTAGTACATGGGCACAGAATCAGATCCAGATTTACTTCACCATAGTTTCTATTTTAGTTCCTCACTATTTTTTCCTTAGACGTGAACAGTGAACACAACAATGAGGCATATTTTAAAGGTAAATGCAGAAGTTAGCATACCTGTGCAGCATAAGGggtaataataccaatatcacaAGCATGGACCCCGCTATCAACAAGTCTCTTTGCATGGGCCATGGCAACTTTGGCTTCTCCCTCATTCATTGTGCTATCTTCTTCATTCTTCTTTTCATCCATGTCACACCTGAAGAAGATCAGTATAACCAATTGCATCAATTACGGCATCAGATAAGGGGACTCCTTGGATATCATACAAATACAAAAACATTAACTAggctttggatttggatttgtgcgAATTTTGGAACAACACTCAATAGAAATTTATACTGCATTTTATCCAAGTTCAACAACCCAAATCCAAGTTCTAAACTCCAAGCTCCCACAAACAGGGTAAATCTTGTTTgtcatgaaatttaaaattacaCTTTCTTTTCATATGGTTGATGACTCTTACTTTTAAATAATGAATCCTTTATCAATGATAATTTTTTGCAGTAAATCCTATAAAAATGGAGTGGTTTCATTTTAATGTGATTCCAATTTCCCCTCTTGAGAATTTTAGAAAACCAAATTATTCATAGATAAGTAACAATAAGAAGCATACCCAGCAATGTCTATCAGAAGGAGGGTTGGTTCTGTTGAAGACGACTTTTTTACGTCTTCAAGATCATAAAGCATATGTGCAGCAACACTTGCATGTGCTTTGATCTGTCACAAACACATGAATGCAAGcagaaataaaacaaaatcaaATAACACTTATCCCCTTGAGATAAATATCTAAAAACAATGATCTTACTCCATATAAAACAAGAGGGCTAGATACAAGCACCTTACTACTGTAAAGCTCTTTAGATGACCAGTTCATAATAAGCTCATGCATCCGATACTGGATGGTGAGCATAGAAATCACTTCCTCTCCATACAAATCTGCAAGACGTTCAAAAAGAGTTCTTCCTAGGCCTTTCTTCTCAGCTTCAACACTCTGTATTGTTGGAGGAAGTTGAAGATGGTCTCCTGCAAGTATGCACCTTGAACCCTGAAACAGCAAACTTAGATTTCAAGTGGCGTTTGGAATACTAAAATCTATTCATATTAGATAATTAGcagaaaattcattaaataagtgcTTTTGGAATTTAATTCTTAGTTAATGCATTTTTCAATTGGAAATGCATTTTCAAACAACCGGAAGACATTTTTCATTTGATGAAACTAGGGAAATAACTTTCTTCCACTAAATCCCAAGGCCAACATAAATATTTCAACATGTGTTTGTCTTCAATTTTTTTTGTCTTCAACCAGGAAAGACTCAAGAACAGAAACCTTACTAACACAGTTAAAGATAAGAAATTTTTCATTACAGCAGATGAAAAGAAGTGTATTCAAACCCCAGAAAACCAGCATCGAACGCATTATCATGAAACCATATACAAATATATGTTTGCATCTCCATTTAATCAAATGCAGATGCACTGATATgcactatatatatacacacgcacacgcacgtgcgcacacacacacacacacacacattttgtGCTTTGCAAGCACATTCTGTTGCTACCTGTAATAGAGCTATCCAGCACGCTATCTCCAGTGCCTGAGCAGCTTCATCAATAATCACCAAATCAAATGACATCCTCTCCAGCTTGCGAGAAAATGCACCGGTCAAAGTTGTCAAAATAACATCAGCACTTTTAATTACTTCTGTCACAGCTAGTTGCTGCCTTTTACGTTCTTCCTTAGAAAGGATCCTGAGCTCCTTCCTGATGTCCCTCCTTGTGTTTTTGTCTTTGGTTTTCAGCAGTTTCCCATTCAGTAACTGAACAAATGCACCAGTGACTCATTGAAAGAGAAGAAGGCGAACTTCAAAGAAACTCTTAAAATAATGCTTTGTAATGATCACTAGAACAATGAACCATTTGAGCAATTACAGCCAGCAAATTGTAGATTTGATTAGTCAATTGTCATAATTAATAACCAATTTATCACAGTTTTGATTTTTATGTAGCAAACAGAACATCATACTCATCTGCATTACTTTGAGGTGATTTATTCTTTACATAAAGATCACAGTTGACTTCATCAGAAATACAGTGCTAATTCACTATTGCAAGTGTTAATGGTTATCTTAGTCATTTAGTATATTCATGTGTTAAGTGTTATTTTAATAAATGAGAgagcttagatggatgagtggtataacattgaaagacaaatcaaggaatgaacatattcatggaaagttaggtgtagctcctatagaaaataagataagggaggggcaactcagatggtatggacatttgcaacgtaggccacatagtgcacttgtgaggaagagtaaCTTAGTTGCTATAGGggatagtagaaggggtagggatagacctaaaataaattgggaggagatagtgagtaaggatttaatattcttgaatctatcaaaagaaatgaaccatgatcatataaattggtggaaaaggattcatatagccaaccccacttagtgggactaagtcatggttttgttgttgttgttgtagaatGTAATTggtatatattataaataaagggagagacctatcattgtgttAGGTTATTCGTTTAACCAAAAATATCAACATGGCATCAAagcaagatccaacctaaaccaAACCACCAAAACCAAACTCAACCATCGCCAGAAAATGCCCTCTCGTCGCTGCCCTACTCAGAACCACTACAACccttcaatatttcaaaaaatcaacCACGTAGCCAAAACAGAATCCTCAGAACTATAACCCAGTAAAATCCCATCGCTCGAAACCTCCCCAGACACCCCCATGTGCCGGCCAACTGCCGGCAGTCCCAACCCCACGCACCGGCACATGAGAGAGGTTCTAGCcacctttttctgatttttcatccagcattttctgatttttcctccagcatgttctgattccttccctagaccataatatcaagctgttgggcacgtgttttgctcaaagatccaatatttttcagccatgcactcgtggtaatcCGTTAGTGGTCGTTCAGTTTTAGTGAAGGCCATCGGTgagtctcttggagcagtggcaacGTTATATCAGTTTGTTAGTGCCTTGTCCCTGGTTGTTTTGGTGGttcaccttgtttgtggttgtGCTAGTTAGTTTGATTGGCAGAGCAGAGCTGAGGGCGTGAAGCTAGTGGATTTTATCACTTTGAGCCACTGTCTCCTTCTACCTCCTGCACTGCTGCCACGACACCTCTCCAATgcattgttgccttggtcatccttcGTTGGAAACAGTATTTTAAAAGGTGAAGGTGTTGAGGCGTAAGTCTTTTGAgggttttttttaaaatatatatatacaaaaataatatgaaatttgttaaattaaattataaattttgttGCCTGAATTTCAAACCAAAAAAATAGCTTAACAAAAATAAAACACATTAACCAAGCAGTCTTCATTTCCCATACACTATTCCTGTAAGTGTTAGTGTAATGCTACAGCCACATGCCCTCCTTGCAGGTTGCCTTCCCACCCAGCCAAAAAAATCTTGCTTTTCTAGTTGCCTCTCTCGCGCCATATTCTCTCCAGAGTCCACTACCTCCATCAAAAAGAGTCTCAAGCCAAGAAAGAGACACTTGAGaagacaagagagagagagagagagagagagagagagagagagagagactagagTGAGAGACACTCAAAGGCAACCCAATCATCTTGTCgcagagagagaatgagagagggaaAGAGACGAACAGCCAGACAGAGGTGGCAGCACAGTCATCCCATCAGAGGAGCTCGTCGAAGAGGATGGCATTGGCTCTTTCTCGAAATGATGGAGCACTTGTCAAAGGAAGGAGTCCTCGATCATTTgacaccatggttttaaataaaggccacAACCATTACAtaacgccgttacgtaacggttttttgggttaccaataccattacacaccgcgaaatcggtgagaagaaaaatcacggTCGTAGCGCCCATTACGGACCGcagccgttacgtaaaggccgctacagcCGTTACATAACCGCTATAGGACTGTTACacgaaaaaaattattttattttttactttttcttctcactttttccctctctttcataaatcattctcaatataccatggggcgagagggggaaaagattaaaatgaggatgacaatgatacaaaatttactatttctttaaatactcacaatagatgctaatattaacaatttgaaaatactagttaggaaaatattttattttgataatattgtaatgtgatatttatgttctatatttttcaacttcaaccatctttcttttctagctattttatatttgtattatttgtatgtcttatgtgtctaatagattaatggagtgtataatgtattttgttctattaattaatttagcacacagaagaatttatcacagataagaacaatgagaagtataaatacacacacacacaaccccgtaatttttctatcaatggtggtttaaaacaaatgtaaacttgttgcccttaccaaataactttgttacttgaactaaaggatccaaaatacactaaaactctttctaagaagggctaaaagcttaaaacatgcaagtatgctaatatgcacaaggttgtgcgtgcttcaaaaaaattcatggtcattacacccgcttcccattatgtaacatccgctactcccgcttcccgttacacccgttaccgttacgttacacTACCCACAactgcgatttaaaaccatgcttgaCACCCAGACAGAAGGGCATTTGTTCCATATTGTGcagtttctttaatttttttaatattactaAAGTATATGACTGGTCCTAAAATGCATGTGCCTTCCTCTTTGAAGcataaaaaacaagttttttcaATGGAGGCGTGCGCTCTGTCCCACAAAGCATACTCATAGCAGGTTTTCAGCCTTTTGAACTACGCCTTAGTGCATTCTAGCATCAAAACGCCTCAAGGCACGCCTTTAAAATGCCTTTAAAAATATTGGTTGGAAAAGATGAAAAGTCTACTTCCTGATTTGAGATctatgtctagtcttgattgtgagtcttgtcagttgaGAAAGAATCATTGTGTCCCTTTtgcttcccgagtcaataaaCAGGCAGCTAGTGCTTTCATGTTAGTCCTTTACGAtgtgtgtccaagttgggttttcaacactttgtaacctttggggatgattattcaaggatgacttggctatatttaataaaagattgttatgaattttttcatatgttttgtgccttttgttctaaaataaagactcaatttagTTTGATAGTTCATAGACTTTAGAGTGATGatgctaaagagtattttagtactcaattcactacttatatgactcagtttggtacTGTTCATCAATTATCATGTGCCCACaaccctcaacaaaatggggttgtagagaggaaaaatagacatatccttgaaatcaTCACACCTTACTTATCTAATGCATGTACCTAATGTGTTTTGGAGTGATGGTGTACTTACTACTTGCTACTTTATCAATAGGATGTCATCCTCTACTCTTAGTGGTAAAACTTCCTACTCCGTTCTCTTTCTTAATTCACCTCTTTTCTCTCTACCTCCTCATATATTtaggtgtgtgtcctttgttcatcagctAACTCCCAGGGtgaataagttggatcctcatgctataaaatgtgtctttttgggctactcgtgcactcaaaagggatatcattgttaaaGTCTACTCTATAACGCTTTTTCCTTCTGTTGATGACCTTTTTTGAGTCTAAACCATACTCCAATTAATCCCTTAATGCTTCTaatctcaatgagtctcttcctcaaCCTAATCTTCTAGATTCAAGTTTGTTGTCCTTACCCAATCATCCACCCGTGTCTCCATGTAGTTTGTTTCCTTCTCATCggcttgatcatcctaatttgtaggTGTATTCACGATggtggctccaaggaagagagtcccctctagcttctactactaTGCCTTTAGTTTCCTCATTTGATGATCATATTTCCAACGATCTTGATCCTCCCATTATCCTCcggaaaggtaaatgcacatgtacacaacatcccatctccaactttgtttgctatgacttcttatcagcttcctattattgttttgttactattTTATCATTTGCggcccttcctaaatctgtttccGAAGCCTTTTGGGTGGAGGcatgcaatggttgaagagatgaatgttGTACATGACAATGATCTTGGGAATTGGTATCTCTTCCTCTCAACAAATCTATGGTTGGTTGTCGCCAGATATATACTATaaaagtcaaccctgatggttaTGTGGCTCGTCTGAAGGCATTTCTTATTGCTAAGGGGTATATACTCAAGTGTATGATTTGGATTATTCCAACATTTTTTCCCCAGTTGCCAAACTTACGTTAGTAcgtctgttcatctccttggTCCTCACTTATCATTCGCCtttacatcagttagatgtgaagaatgccttcttgcatggtaaACTTGAGGAGGAGGTCCATATGGAGCAAGTGAgaaaccacctaggtttgttgcttaaGAGGAGTCAGGCTTTGTCTTTCAGCTCAAAAAGGCATTCTacggtttaaaacaatctcccagagcatggtttggtcaattcagtgttgtagtacttgattTTGGCCTTCGACGGCGTGTAGTGGAACAttgtgttttatcatcatacttcatcgAGTAGGATCCTTCATAATGTGTATGTGGATAAAATTGTAATTGCAAGTGAAGATGATCAAGGTATTTAGAGCCTAAAATATTTTCTACAGACTaaatttcaaaccaaagatttgggaccattgaaatacttcttgggtatttAAGTATGTAAATCTCAAATGGGAATTGTTTTGCCacaaagtatgttcttgatcttttggaTTAGATTGGGCTGTTGTGATCTAAAATgtttgatacacccatggatcctaacaaaaAGTTAGCGTCGAAAATGGAAGATTTGTTGCCTAATCCCTGACGATGtcaaagacttgttggaaagttgaattatctcagtCACTCAGCTGGACATATCTTTCACAACAAGTGTCATGAGTCAATTTTTCAATTCTCTAGGGACAAGTCATTGGGGCACAATAATTCGcgtcttgagatatctcaaaggtgcacctaggagaggtaTCTTATATTGAGATTAGGATCACACTTATATTCAGGGATATACTATTGCAAATTGGTTGGATCATGTTTAGACAAAAAAATCCACAACCAAATACTGTATCTTTTTTGCTGGTAATTTGGTGTCCTataagagtaagaaacaaattgtagTAGCAAGGCCAAATGTTGAATCAAAGCATAGGGTCATGGTTCACACTACACGTGAGCTTGTTTGGCTGAAAAACATATTGGAAGAATTGTTCTTTCCACATCCTcagtctatggagttgatgtgtgataatcaagttgctcttcatattgcctctaaCCCAGTCTTCCATGAgtgaacaaaacacattgaagttgattgccactttgctccggagaaacttgtgcagaagctcatcaCCACCACTTAATGTGAAGTCtgatatgcagcttgctgatttgtttatcAAAGTTTTGGGGGTGCTCGTGTTAAGCACAGGGGCATATAATATCTATCCTCTagcttaagggggagtgttaatggttattttagttatttagtattattagtgtgttagtgtcatgttaataagtgagagttagtaaggatattatggtcattagaatgtattgaTATGTACTACAAATATTGGCAGAGACCTATTGTTGTGTTAGGtaattcatttaatcaaaactctCAACAGTAAGAATTGGAATACTTGTGAGGGAATAGTTTTAGAGCAGAAAAAATCAAAATACAGTCATCCTATTGCACGAATGCTGCTAAGATATGTTTGGTACACATCTTCAAGTAAGAACTATTTGCAGACAAACCAATAATATAAacaaaaacttcaaaacaaattCTTGTTAAGGTCATAGGATATTTGTGATGTAAAGACTAGGCTGTTGTTGAAGTTAATTGTGCACCATTCTTTTAAAAAATGCAGGCATCACCTGCCTTCTCAGTGAAGCTCAGCAAGTATATTTTTTAGGTTTAAAGGAGGCTGCCATTTGAATTCATGGGGCATCCATTCCACCATCTTACTAGGCATCTGAAATTTGTAACTAAAAATAATTTAGTGAAGTCACTCTCCTAGCCCATTATTATTTTCCAAGAGGCTTACTACCTGCACTTCCTGATGCAAATGAATcaataattatgtccacaaattCTTCTTTTTGCTCTCCATAACCCTTTTTGAATTATGtcagatttctagggaataaaatagaaaattctattttttgaaatctgaaattactatttcggTTTCTAGCAGTTTCAGTTTcttgttttctagcctagagatcagCTGATTTGATTTGATGATTTTgcggtgatttgatttgctgattttgcgGCCTTCCTAATTTGCTGGCCtacctctactatttatcttgtaatcaggtctcttgaaattcaataagaatggttattcttcttctaagaAATCCTTCATAGTATCAAAGCCTCGTgctctttttctattttgttcatTATTCTGATGATGTCGTATAAGTCGGCGATGACTGGCGCCCAAAGAAATCCTACCGGCTCTCCTGGTACTTCCGAAACCATTCCACCCAATCCCACTATTCCTCCCAGGTCTGTATCTGCTGATTACTATTCCcagaattcagccctttatctcacagttacaaaactcaatgggcaCAACTATCTCGAGTGGGCTCAGTCCGTAAAATTAGCGATCGATGGCAGAGGAAAAATAGGGCATTTGACTGGCGAAATATCGAAACCTGCTGCTGGTGACCCTGATCTAAAAAAATGGCAGTCCGAAAATTCTCTTATTATTGCTTGGCTCATCAAATATTTGAGTTGAAAAAACTCGACTCTGGAGATCCAAGCAGAATGATCGTGATGTTACTACTTATTACAACGAATTGGTAACATTATGGCAGGAACTTGACAAGTGTAATGATGATGTTTGGGAGAATTTGAACAACCACACTCGCCAcaagaagagagaggaaaatgactGGGTTTACATGTTTTTAATCGGCCTTAATCGGAGTTTGGACGAGGTCTGAGGCCGCATTCTCAGCAAGAAGCCATTGCCTTCTATTTGGGAAGTTTTTTATGAAGTTAGACGTGAGGAGTCAAGGAGAAAAATCATGCTGTGCAACACCAAACCTGGTTTTAACCTGGAGCCCAAGAGCTCTGCTCTTGTGTCAAGAGGTGTTAATTCTGACAACGGGTGTAAGAAACTGTGGTGCAAGCATTGCAAAAAACCATGGTATATGAAGGAAacgtgttggaagcttcatgggaaaccatcaaattggaagccaaaatccaaatGAGACAATCACGCCTACCAAGCCACTGCTAAAGAAACTCTGGAGCCTTCTACCAACTCGGATGCAGtcccttttaccaaggagcaattagagcacctatacaaattgtttcaatctccaaaaccGTCCTTAACTCCGTCTTGTTCTTTGGTACAGAAgggtaactctcttgctactgcgtttttaggtgttattcctaattttgttcattcttggataattgattctggcgCAACTAATCACATGACTGGTTGCTCCAAAATTTTCTCATCCTATAGTCCGTGtgcaataaaaaggtcaaaattgcagatggtatCATGGTTTACTCTCGGTAAATGCCAAaataggaactatcaaactcaattcgttgttaactctccatgatgtgctccacgATCCAAATTTAtcttgcaatttgttgtccatcaGTAAATTTACCTTTGATCATCAATGTCAAGTtaatttctactcttcttattgtgagtttcAGGAATTGACCACAGGAAGGATGATTGGTAGtgctaaggaaaaagatggactctattattttgatgatgaacCTAACTCGAGCagacaatgtcaaagtacttaaattctgtttctgttttcaaagataatgatatcatgttatggcattataggttaggccatcctagttttcaatatttaaaatacttgtttcccaatttatttcggGATAAACgtccatcttcttttcaatgtgaagtttttcagtttgctaaacatcatcatgcatccttttccacccaaccctacaaaccaactataccatttactatgattcacattGATATCTGGGAACCCATGTAGAACATCTATGTATTAtggcaaaaaatggtttgtgacctttattgatgatcacatgaaattaagttgggtttatttgataaaggaaaaatctgaagtggaaaccattttcaaaaaaatttacacCATGGcgcaaacacaatttcaaaaaaatattcaaatattgcagAGTGATAATGGTAGAGAATATTTCAGAAACATGttgggccaattttttcttgaaaaaggaattgttcatcaaagttcttgtgtcgacactccgcaacaaaatggtttggctgaaagaaaaaacaaacgtTTATTAGAAGTAGCTGGggcattgctttttaccaatcaggtacctaaatatctttggggtgaagcCATTCTTATTGCTACACATCTCATGatgttcatgatcctataatgacTAACAAAAGAGAAACAGAAAATAACACCACAGcgttggtaccatttgacattgtctactcacgacagaggacaactcgaaagaaagggtcttccaatcTTTTACATTGTCCAGAATCCGTAAACCCTCTAGGTAATGTCCTCACcgagcctttacctcatgttcaatCCATTTCATCTTCGAGTTATGAGTCCTCTAGCTCTAAACCCGAGTCTGGTTTCAATCCTGAGTTCGATGATTCTGAACTTCCCATTGCTGTCCGGAAGGGTGTCaggtcttgcacccaacatccattaTCCAATTATGTGTCAGATGAAAATCTCTCACCTATTTTTCAtgcttttacctcacaattgtcttgtatGGAGATCCCTAATACTGTGCAAGATGCTCTGAAAGTTCCTAAGTGGAAGGAGGCTATCTTCgaggagatgaaagctcttgaaaTTAATAGCATGTGGGAGTTAGTTAATCTACCAAGAGGAAAGACAactgtagggtgcaaatgggtgtttac
This Malania oleifera isolate guangnan ecotype guangnan chromosome 11, ASM2987363v1, whole genome shotgun sequence DNA region includes the following protein-coding sequences:
- the LOC131167640 gene encoding uncharacterized protein LOC131167640, which gives rise to MEGGKSKKKSTAITLQQFISTMTPLIDLEKKAEVEASIVSSSSRNLDAAQKRGSTILNLKCVDAQSGLMGKTLLEFQSTKGDVLPAHKFGTHDVVVLKPNKADLGSPSLGQGVVYRLKDSSITVAFDDIPEEGLNTSLRLEKLANEVTYRRMKDALIQLSEGVQKGPAADLIPVLFGERAPQMSKKDVAFSPINSNLDQSQKDAVSKALSSKNVFLLHGPPGTGKTTTVVEIILQEVKRGSKILACAASNIAVDNIVERLVPHRVKLVRLGHPARLLPQVLESALDAKVLRGDNSSLANDIRKEMKLLNGKLLKTKDKNTRRDIRKELRILSKEERKRQQLAVTEVIKSADVILTTLTGAFSRKLERMSFDLVIIDEAAQALEIACWIALLQGSRCILAGDHLQLPPTIQSVEAEKKGLGRTLFERLADLYGEEVISMLTIQYRMHELIMNWSSKELYSSKIKAHASVAAHMLYDLEDVKKSSSTEPTLLLIDIAGCDMDEKKNEEDSTMNEGEAKVAMAHAKRLVDSGVHACDIGIITPYAAQVVLLKMLKSNENKLKDLEISTVDGFQGREKEAIIISMVRSNSKKEVGFLSDHRRMNVAVTRARRQCCLVCDTETVTSDRFLKCLIEYFEEHGEYSSASEYGTE